The Desulfuromonadales bacterium sequence ATCGAAGGGGCGGGAGCGCTGCTGCTCGCCTTCGCCTTCGTTCCCGACCTCGGCCTGGCCAGGGGGCTCTACTTCGCCCTGTTCCATTCGGTTTCGGCCTTCTGCAACGCCGGCTTCGCCCTGTTCGCCGACAGTCTCATCGGTTACCGCGATCACCCGCTGGTCAATCTGACGATCATGGGGCTGATCATCCTCGGCGGCATTGGCTTTCTGGTGATGAAGGAGCTGCTCGACCTGCTGCGCCGGGGGCGCAAGCGCCGCCGGCTCTCTCTCCACACGCGCCTGGTGCTCCTGACCACCGGCCTGCTCATCGCCGGCGGCGCCGTTCTCATCGGCCTGCTGGAGGCCGGCGCTTCTCTCACCGGCCGGGGGGTCGGCGAGGGGATATGGACGGCACTGTTCCAGTCGGTCACCGCCCGCACCGCCGGCTTCAACACCATCGATCTCAACCTCTTCGGAGTGCCGACCCTCTTCCTGATGATGTTCCTGATGTTCGTCGGCGCCTCCCCCGGCTCTTCCGGCGGCGGCATCAAGACCACCAGCCTCGCCCTCTTCGTGGCGATCCTGCACAGCCGACTCAAGGGAAATCCGCACACCAATGTCTTTCGCCGGACCATCCCCGACGAGGCGGCGACCAAAACCCTGACCCTGGTGATGCTCGCCACCCTCTTTCTCGGCGCCGCCACCTTCGCCCTGCTGGCCGTGCAGGGGCAGGGACAGGCTTTCGCCGGTAATCGGGGAGCGTTGATGGACTTCGCCTTCGAGGCGGTTTCCGCCTTCGCCACCGTCGGTCTCTCCCTCGGCGCCACCGCCCAACTGGTGCCGCTGGGGAAAATCGTCGTCATCGTGCTGATGTTCGTCGGCCGGGTGGGCCTGCTCACCATGGCCTTCACCATCGTCAAGCGTGCCCGCCGCGACGCGGTGCGCTATTCGGAAGAAAACATCATGATCGGCTGAGCCGATCACGATTGGCAGGGGAGAAGTTTCCATGGGACGTTACTGTGTTATCGGCCTCGGCAATTTCGGCTTCCACGTGGCCAGAACCCTCTACGAGGGGGGGCACGAGGTGGTGGCCGTCGACCAGGACCGGGAGAAGGTGCAGCGGGTTCAGGAGTATTCCTCCTATGCCATTCAGGGGGATGCGGCGAACAAGGAGTTCCTTTCCGGGCAGGGAATCGGGGAAATGGATGCGGTGGTCGTCTCCACCGGCGAGCGCTCCCACCTCTCGACGCTCATCACCCTCTACCTCAAGGAACTGAAAGTGCCGCGCATCCTGGTCAAGGCGCTGGACGAGGACCACGGACGCATCCTGGAGAAGATCGGGGCCACCGACATCATCTTTCCCGAGAAGGACATGGCCATCCGCACCGCCCGCGGTCTGGCGAGCCCCAACGTGCTCGAATACATCCCGCTCGCCGAGGACTATTCGATCACCGAGGTCGGGCCACCCGCCCATTTCCTCGGCAAGACCCTGATCGAGCTCGACCTGCGGCGAAAATACAACGTCAACATCATCGGCATCAAGGACGTTATAGCCGACGTTTTTATCGCCGTGCCGCCGCCGACCTACATCATCAAGGACAGCGACCTGCTGATCTTCATCGGCAAGTCGGAGGACGTGGAGAGGGCCTGCCGCAAGAAGTGAGTCGATGGCCCCTCGGCTGTTGACTT is a genomic window containing:
- a CDS encoding TrkH family potassium uptake protein, encoding MKPFVKKLKNIPPGQALILYYAAAILLGAMLLSLPVAAHGSPLSFLDALFTATSAQCVTGLIVVDTGSKLTLFGQLVVLALIQVGGLGITTFSVYLFFYLRLGVGMRGRWIIQETLLHTPVESMKELIRAIFFLTVIIEGAGALLLAFAFVPDLGLARGLYFALFHSVSAFCNAGFALFADSLIGYRDHPLVNLTIMGLIILGGIGFLVMKELLDLLRRGRKRRRLSLHTRLVLLTTGLLIAGGAVLIGLLEAGASLTGRGVGEGIWTALFQSVTARTAGFNTIDLNLFGVPTLFLMMFLMFVGASPGSSGGGIKTTSLALFVAILHSRLKGNPHTNVFRRTIPDEAATKTLTLVMLATLFLGAATFALLAVQGQGQAFAGNRGALMDFAFEAVSAFATVGLSLGATAQLVPLGKIVVIVLMFVGRVGLLTMAFTIVKRARRDAVRYSEENIMIG
- a CDS encoding TrkA family potassium uptake protein, whose amino-acid sequence is MGRYCVIGLGNFGFHVARTLYEGGHEVVAVDQDREKVQRVQEYSSYAIQGDAANKEFLSGQGIGEMDAVVVSTGERSHLSTLITLYLKELKVPRILVKALDEDHGRILEKIGATDIIFPEKDMAIRTARGLASPNVLEYIPLAEDYSITEVGPPAHFLGKTLIELDLRRKYNVNIIGIKDVIADVFIAVPPPTYIIKDSDLLIFIGKSEDVERACRKK